In one Dermatophilaceae bacterium Sec6.4 genomic region, the following are encoded:
- a CDS encoding DUF3263 domain-containing protein has translation MSVAPAEAQPPQAVNALSTRERSILDFERTWWKLQGSKEQTIRETFELSSTRYYQTLNSLIDTPQAMAYDAMLVKRLQRLRAGRMRQRTARRLGFDDDKD, from the coding sequence ATGAGCGTCGCCCCCGCCGAGGCCCAACCGCCGCAGGCCGTCAATGCCCTGTCGACGCGCGAACGCAGCATTCTGGACTTCGAGCGCACCTGGTGGAAGCTGCAGGGATCCAAGGAACAGACGATTCGTGAAACATTCGAGTTGAGTTCGACGCGGTACTACCAGACGTTGAACTCCCTCATCGACACCCCGCAGGCGATGGCGTACGACGCGATGCTCGTCAAGCGCCTGCAGCGGCTGCGCGCCGGTCGGATGCGGCAGCGCACGGCGCGCCGTCTCGGCTTCGACGACGACAAAGACTGA
- a CDS encoding aminotransferase class I/II-fold pyridoxal phosphate-dependent enzyme: protein MPILDADLDELRATRTSIKWRLYGPDVVPVWVAEMDCVPCEPVVDAVTSALRRGDVGYAAPGPLEQTFAQFAASRWGWAPDPAAMMMLPDVMIGISEIIRSNTVAGAAVVVSPPCYDSFFGFVQSLGRRLVTAYLDSDFRLDPEALEAAFAEAGPGSAYILCNPQNPTGTVHTAAELAMLAGLADRHDILVISDEIHAPLTHPGVTYTPYLAVPAASRGIAVVSASKSWNLAGLKIALAVPGADAAGSLGMLHEVVTHGANHLGEIAHVAAYAHGAGWLDELLLELGERRVLLRQLLAEHLPQVRMVDAEATYLAWLDCSALGLDDPHACFLERGKVAVSAGVNYDPRSAQFVRFNLATSPQVIREAVRRMATLVH, encoded by the coding sequence ATGCCGATTCTCGATGCCGACCTGGATGAACTTCGCGCGACCCGCACCAGCATCAAATGGCGCCTTTACGGCCCCGATGTAGTGCCGGTCTGGGTGGCTGAGATGGATTGTGTGCCCTGCGAGCCGGTGGTTGATGCCGTCACCTCGGCCCTGCGGCGGGGTGACGTCGGGTACGCCGCACCCGGCCCGCTCGAACAGACGTTCGCGCAATTCGCCGCATCCCGCTGGGGCTGGGCCCCCGACCCGGCGGCGATGATGATGCTGCCGGACGTGATGATCGGTATATCCGAGATCATCCGCTCGAACACAGTGGCCGGCGCTGCGGTTGTCGTGAGCCCGCCCTGCTACGACTCGTTCTTCGGGTTCGTGCAGTCCCTGGGTCGGCGACTCGTGACGGCGTACCTCGACTCGGACTTCCGCCTCGATCCCGAGGCGCTGGAAGCTGCGTTCGCCGAAGCCGGGCCCGGCTCGGCGTACATCCTGTGTAACCCGCAGAACCCCACCGGCACAGTGCACACGGCCGCCGAACTGGCGATGCTCGCCGGTCTCGCCGACCGCCACGACATCCTGGTGATCAGCGACGAGATCCACGCTCCGCTCACTCACCCGGGGGTGACCTATACGCCGTACCTCGCTGTACCCGCAGCGAGCCGCGGGATCGCGGTCGTCAGCGCCTCCAAGTCATGGAACCTGGCCGGGTTGAAGATTGCGCTCGCGGTACCGGGCGCCGATGCGGCCGGGTCGCTCGGCATGTTGCACGAGGTGGTCACGCACGGCGCCAATCACCTCGGAGAGATTGCACACGTCGCGGCATACGCGCACGGAGCCGGGTGGCTTGATGAACTACTCCTCGAGCTGGGTGAACGACGAGTTCTACTGCGCCAGCTACTCGCCGAGCACCTCCCGCAGGTTCGAATGGTCGACGCCGAGGCCACCTACCTCGCCTGGCTGGACTGCTCGGCGCTCGGGCTGGACGACCCGCACGCGTGCTTCCTGGAGCGGGGCAAGGTCGCGGTCAGCGCCGGCGTGAACTACGACCCGCGCAGTGCCCAGTTCGTCCGCTTCAATCTCGCCACATCGCCGCAGGTCATCCGCGAAGCAGTGCGCAGAATGGCGACGCTGGTGCACTGA
- a CDS encoding PadR family transcriptional regulator, producing MALDHAILTSLAERAASGYDLTRRFDASIGFFWTATHQQIYRVLARLEAAQSVYGTVEQGHGRPDRKVYDLTPQGRAELAAWTATPSRREPLRSDLAVKVRALPFGDATAIYADIGQQRTEHQQRLTRYEADLAANFCNLAAIPDRQLPVYLVLRGGIRQERSYVDWCDEMLTVLTERIPALSTIEDADRDRKC from the coding sequence ATGGCCCTCGATCATGCGATTCTCACGTCGCTGGCCGAACGTGCCGCAAGCGGGTACGACCTGACGCGTCGCTTCGATGCCTCGATCGGCTTCTTCTGGACCGCCACCCATCAGCAGATCTACCGGGTGCTGGCACGTCTGGAAGCTGCCCAGTCGGTGTACGGCACCGTTGAGCAGGGTCATGGTCGACCCGATCGCAAGGTCTACGACCTGACGCCGCAGGGCCGCGCCGAACTGGCTGCGTGGACGGCGACCCCGAGCCGGCGTGAGCCGCTGCGCAGCGACCTGGCGGTCAAGGTGCGTGCCCTGCCGTTCGGGGATGCGACTGCCATTTACGCGGATATCGGCCAGCAACGCACCGAGCATCAGCAGCGGTTGACGCGCTACGAAGCCGATCTGGCAGCGAACTTCTGCAACCTGGCAGCCATCCCCGATCGGCAACTACCCGTCTACCTCGTGCTGCGCGGTGGTATCCGTCAAGAGCGCAGCTACGTGGACTGGTGCGACGAGATGTTGACCGTACTCACCGAGCGCATACCCGCGCTGTCCACGATTGAAGATGCTGACCGCGACCGAAAATGCTGA
- a CDS encoding potassium transporter Kup, translating into MALALGALGVVFGDIGTSPLYSLQTVFSIDKNAVTASRGDVFGVISLVFWSITVVVSIKYVVFILRADNDGEGGVMALAALARRYVPSGGKRFSLVMILGVLGASLFYGDSVITPAISVLSAIEGLEVTTPSLAHLVVPVGAVIITLLFLAQRFGTHVVGRLFGPIMVVWFVALGLMGLSKIVAEPSIVTGLSPSYGVMFVVDHPYIAFVAMGAVVLTITGAEALYADMGHFGPVPIRRAWFFLVFPCLTLNYLGQGALIVQSPKSISNPFYIMAPSWAQIPLVILATMATVIASQAVISGAYSVSRQASRLGYLPRMTVRQTSQSSSGQIYIPAINWALYVGVMLLLVLFRSSAKLATAYGLAVTGTFLITTTLFLVYADSVWKWPRWKMLLVGIVFGVLELTYFAANLTKVLHGGWLPLLIALAICTIMFTWRKGSAIVTERRVKLEGPMQPFLDWLHTDPVSRVPGTAIFLHPDRMTTPLAFRENANFNHVIHDNVFIVSTVSENIPHVAPQDRVKFDDMGDAHDSISHITLHYGFQDDQNVPDGLRLAAEQGVPIDPDEAYYYLSRITVHATGDSAMPRWRKRLFLGMAHNAASPVDYFRLPVDRTVVMGSQVSF; encoded by the coding sequence ATGGCTCTGGCTCTGGGTGCGCTCGGTGTCGTATTCGGCGATATCGGCACCAGCCCGCTCTACTCACTGCAGACGGTCTTCTCGATCGACAAAAACGCCGTCACGGCGAGTCGGGGCGACGTATTCGGGGTGATCTCACTGGTTTTCTGGTCGATCACCGTCGTGGTGTCGATCAAATATGTGGTGTTCATCCTGCGGGCCGACAACGACGGTGAAGGCGGGGTGATGGCGCTGGCAGCTCTGGCCCGGCGATATGTCCCCTCAGGCGGAAAACGCTTCAGCCTGGTGATGATCCTCGGAGTGCTCGGGGCCTCACTGTTCTACGGCGACAGCGTGATCACGCCGGCCATCTCGGTGCTCTCGGCGATAGAGGGGCTGGAGGTCACCACCCCGTCCCTGGCACACCTCGTGGTGCCGGTGGGCGCGGTCATCATCACCCTCCTCTTCCTCGCGCAGCGTTTCGGCACGCACGTGGTCGGCCGGCTGTTCGGTCCGATCATGGTGGTCTGGTTCGTGGCCCTGGGGCTGATGGGGTTGAGCAAGATCGTGGCTGAGCCGTCCATTGTGACGGGCTTGTCCCCGTCCTACGGAGTTATGTTCGTGGTCGACCATCCATACATCGCGTTCGTGGCGATGGGCGCGGTGGTGTTGACCATCACCGGCGCCGAGGCGTTGTACGCGGACATGGGCCACTTCGGACCGGTGCCTATTCGGCGGGCGTGGTTCTTCCTGGTATTTCCGTGCCTGACGCTCAACTACCTGGGTCAGGGCGCGCTCATTGTGCAGTCGCCGAAGAGCATCAGCAACCCGTTCTACATCATGGCGCCGAGCTGGGCGCAGATCCCGCTGGTGATCCTTGCGACGATGGCCACGGTGATTGCTTCCCAGGCCGTCATCTCCGGCGCGTACTCGGTCTCACGGCAGGCATCAAGGCTGGGTTACCTGCCTCGGATGACTGTGCGGCAGACCTCCCAGTCCAGTAGCGGTCAGATCTACATCCCGGCGATCAACTGGGCGTTGTACGTCGGGGTGATGCTGTTGCTGGTGCTCTTTCGGTCCTCGGCCAAACTGGCCACCGCGTACGGCCTGGCGGTTACCGGCACCTTCCTGATCACCACGACGCTGTTTCTCGTCTATGCCGACTCGGTGTGGAAGTGGCCGCGCTGGAAGATGCTGCTGGTCGGGATTGTCTTCGGGGTCCTCGAGCTCACCTACTTCGCCGCCAACCTCACAAAGGTCCTGCATGGCGGGTGGCTGCCCCTGCTCATCGCTCTGGCGATCTGCACGATCATGTTCACCTGGCGCAAGGGCAGTGCGATCGTCACAGAGCGCAGAGTCAAGCTCGAAGGACCGATGCAGCCGTTCCTGGACTGGTTGCACACCGACCCGGTCAGCCGGGTGCCCGGGACGGCGATCTTCCTGCACCCGGACCGGATGACCACGCCGTTGGCGTTCCGCGAGAACGCGAACTTCAACCACGTCATCCACGACAACGTCTTCATCGTCTCCACGGTGTCGGAGAACATTCCGCACGTTGCGCCGCAGGATCGGGTCAAATTCGATGACATGGGCGATGCGCACGACTCGATCAGTCACATCACCCTGCACTACGGTTTCCAGGACGACCAGAACGTCCCCGATGGGCTGCGGCTCGCCGCGGAACAAGGCGTTCCGATCGATCCGGACGAGGCCTACTACTACCTGTCCCGGATCACCGTGCACGCCACTGGTGACTCAGCAATGCCGCGCTGGCGCAAGCGACTGTTCCTGGGCATGGCCCACAATGCAGCTTCACCGGTCGACTACTTCCGCCTCCCGGTCGACCGCACCGTCGTGATGGGCTCGCAGGTCTCCTTCTAG
- the groL gene encoding chaperonin GroEL (60 kDa chaperone family; promotes refolding of misfolded polypeptides especially under stressful conditions; forms two stacked rings of heptamers to form a barrel-shaped 14mer; ends can be capped by GroES; misfolded proteins enter the barrel where they are refolded when GroES binds) — protein sequence MAKIIAFDEEARRGLERGMNILADAVRVTLGPKGRNVVLEKKWGAPTITNDGVSIAKEIELEDPYEKIGAELVKEVAKKTDDVAGDGTTTATVLAQAMVREGLRNVAAGANPMALKRGIEAAVAAVSKALSDQAVDIETKEQIAATASISAADPQIGELIAEAMDKVGKEGVITVEESNTFGLELELTEGMRFDKGYISGYMVTDTERMETVLDDPYILVVNSKISSIKDLLPLLEKVMQSGKPLMIIAEDVEGEALSTLVVNKIRGTFKSVAVKAPGFGDRRKAMLGDIAILTGAQVISEEVGLKLDTAELDLLGTARRVTVSKDETTIVEGAGDADQIAGRVSQIRAEIENSDSDYDREKLQERLAKLAGGVAVIKAGAATEVELKERKHRIEDAVRNAKAAVEEGIVAGGGVALLQATDAAWATLSLEGDEATGANIVKVAAQAPLKQIAKNAGLEPGVVVDKVRNLPSGQGLNAATGEYVDMIATGIIDPAKVTRSALQNAASIAALFLTTEAVIADKPEKASAAAAGGGDEMGGMGGMGF from the coding sequence ATGGCTAAAATCATCGCTTTCGACGAAGAGGCCCGTCGCGGCCTCGAGCGAGGGATGAACATCCTCGCCGACGCCGTGCGCGTCACGCTCGGCCCCAAGGGTCGCAACGTAGTGCTGGAGAAGAAGTGGGGCGCCCCCACGATCACCAACGACGGTGTCAGCATCGCCAAGGAGATCGAGCTGGAGGACCCCTACGAGAAGATCGGCGCCGAGCTGGTCAAGGAGGTCGCCAAGAAGACCGACGACGTCGCCGGAGACGGTACGACCACCGCAACCGTGCTCGCGCAGGCGATGGTGCGTGAAGGTCTGCGCAACGTTGCGGCCGGCGCGAACCCGATGGCGCTGAAGCGTGGCATCGAGGCCGCCGTGGCCGCCGTGTCCAAGGCACTTTCGGACCAGGCCGTCGACATCGAGACCAAGGAGCAGATCGCTGCTACCGCCTCGATCTCTGCTGCTGACCCCCAGATCGGCGAGCTCATCGCCGAGGCGATGGACAAGGTCGGCAAGGAAGGCGTCATCACCGTCGAGGAAAGCAACACCTTCGGTCTGGAGCTCGAGCTCACCGAGGGCATGCGCTTCGACAAGGGCTACATCTCCGGCTACATGGTGACTGACACCGAGCGCATGGAGACCGTGCTGGACGACCCGTACATCCTGGTCGTCAACTCCAAGATCTCCAGCATCAAGGACCTGCTCCCGCTGCTTGAGAAGGTCATGCAGTCCGGCAAGCCGCTGATGATCATCGCCGAGGACGTCGAGGGCGAGGCCCTGTCGACCCTGGTGGTCAACAAGATCCGTGGCACCTTCAAGTCCGTGGCCGTCAAGGCTCCCGGTTTCGGTGACCGTCGCAAGGCCATGCTCGGCGACATCGCCATCCTGACCGGTGCGCAGGTCATCTCCGAAGAGGTCGGCCTCAAGCTCGACACCGCCGAGCTGGACCTGCTGGGTACCGCGCGTCGGGTGACCGTCTCCAAGGACGAGACGACCATCGTCGAGGGTGCGGGTGACGCCGACCAGATCGCCGGTCGGGTCAGCCAGATCCGCGCCGAGATCGAGAACTCCGACTCCGACTACGACCGCGAGAAGCTGCAGGAGCGGCTTGCCAAGCTCGCCGGTGGCGTTGCCGTCATCAAGGCGGGCGCGGCGACCGAGGTCGAGCTCAAGGAGCGCAAGCACCGTATCGAGGACGCCGTTCGCAACGCGAAAGCCGCCGTCGAAGAGGGCATCGTTGCCGGTGGTGGCGTTGCGCTGCTGCAGGCGACCGACGCTGCATGGGCAACCCTGTCGCTCGAGGGCGACGAGGCTACCGGCGCGAACATCGTCAAGGTGGCCGCGCAGGCTCCGCTGAAGCAGATCGCCAAGAACGCCGGGCTCGAGCCGGGCGTCGTTGTGGACAAGGTGCGCAACCTGCCCTCCGGTCAGGGCCTGAACGCCGCGACCGGTGAGTACGTCGACATGATCGCCACCGGCATCATCGACCCGGCAAAGGTGACCCGTTCGGCGTTGCAGAACGCCGCATCGATCGCCGCGCTCTTCCTCACCACCGAGGCCGTCATCGCTGACAAGCCGGAGAAGGCTTCAGCTGCGGCCGCCGGTGGCGGCGACGAGATGGGTGGCATGGGCGGTATGGGCTTCTAA
- a CDS encoding SigE family RNA polymerase sigma factor gives MKPTDTDEFVAFVRVSSPGLLHTAWLLCGDAHRAEEMVQESFERVYPKWVRVNKGGQPLAYTRRVLVNLNTDRWRRTRKESLTNDGELRDASDARESGVEDRDQVIRLLRLLPARERQVVVLRHYADMSEHDVAELLGISTGTVKSSASRGLATMRAAIAAPTEHEESRS, from the coding sequence ATGAAGCCGACTGACACCGATGAGTTCGTGGCGTTCGTGCGCGTCTCGTCACCCGGGCTGTTGCACACGGCCTGGTTGTTGTGCGGTGACGCCCATCGCGCAGAGGAAATGGTGCAGGAATCCTTCGAACGCGTCTATCCCAAATGGGTACGGGTGAACAAGGGCGGCCAACCACTGGCCTATACGCGCCGGGTGCTGGTCAACCTCAATACCGACCGGTGGCGGCGCACCCGCAAGGAGTCGCTGACCAACGACGGCGAATTACGCGACGCCTCGGACGCCCGCGAATCCGGCGTGGAGGACCGCGACCAGGTCATCCGGCTGCTGCGGTTGCTACCGGCGCGCGAACGTCAGGTCGTCGTCCTCCGGCACTACGCCGACATGTCCGAGCACGATGTCGCTGAGCTGCTGGGGATCAGCACTGGCACCGTAAAGAGCAGTGCGTCCCGAGGTCTGGCCACCATGCGCGCCGCGATAGCCGCCCCGACCGAACACGAGGAGAGCCGCTCATGA
- a CDS encoding DUF1028 domain-containing protein: MTFSIVGRDSSTGDLGVAVASKFLGVGAAVPAARLGLGAIATQSFANTLYKRDGLAALADGLDADATLARLLAADELREERQVGVVDAAGGGATFTGASCMQWAGGITGPDVAIQGNILVGPQVVDAMHTAWTAAADASLARRLYAALVAGDRAGGDRRGRQSSALYVVSEVGGYTPGDDVAYDLRVDDHTDPVGELGRLLDIHDVLFKAPSTEDLLPLQGDLAWEVRQRLQAAGYKDLDGFAGVENLELRLRDGWIDKTVLRMLRSQTER; the protein is encoded by the coding sequence ATGACTTTCTCCATCGTCGGCCGCGATTCCTCGACCGGTGACCTCGGTGTCGCGGTCGCCTCCAAGTTCCTCGGTGTCGGAGCGGCAGTACCCGCCGCCCGGCTCGGGCTGGGCGCGATAGCGACCCAGTCGTTCGCCAATACGCTCTACAAACGCGACGGTCTCGCTGCGCTCGCGGACGGACTAGACGCCGACGCGACGCTGGCCCGGCTGCTGGCCGCAGATGAACTACGCGAAGAGCGCCAGGTCGGCGTGGTCGACGCCGCCGGTGGCGGTGCGACCTTCACCGGTGCGTCCTGCATGCAGTGGGCGGGCGGCATCACCGGCCCGGACGTCGCGATCCAGGGCAACATCCTGGTCGGCCCCCAGGTGGTCGACGCCATGCACACCGCCTGGACAGCTGCTGCAGACGCGTCGTTGGCACGGCGGCTGTACGCCGCACTGGTGGCGGGGGACCGCGCCGGTGGAGATCGGCGCGGGCGTCAGTCCTCGGCGCTCTACGTGGTGTCCGAAGTCGGCGGGTACACCCCCGGCGACGATGTCGCCTACGACCTGCGGGTGGACGATCACACCGATCCGGTCGGCGAACTCGGCCGGTTGCTCGATATCCACGATGTGCTCTTCAAGGCGCCGAGCACGGAGGATCTGCTGCCGTTACAGGGCGATCTTGCATGGGAGGTGCGGCAGCGACTACAAGCCGCCGGGTACAAAGATCTTGACGGTTTCGCGGGGGTGGAGAACTTGGAGCTGCGGTTGCGCGACGGGTGGATCGACAAGACAGTGCTGCGGATGCTGCGCTCGCAAACGGAACGCTGA
- a CDS encoding CopG family transcriptional regulator: MSPKDPSPKVQFNVYLPPDLVTRVKHRAIDEGSSLSTLVSRALTDYLDGDAPHPRSSRPVKES; the protein is encoded by the coding sequence ATGTCGCCCAAGGACCCGTCCCCGAAAGTGCAGTTCAACGTCTACCTGCCACCCGATCTCGTGACCCGCGTCAAGCACCGCGCGATCGACGAGGGCAGCAGTCTGTCCACCCTCGTCTCGCGGGCGCTGACCGACTACCTGGACGGCGACGCCCCACACCCCCGCTCCTCCCGCCCGGTAAAGGAATCGTGA